TTGACAGGGAGGGCAACTAGAGGGAAGGCTGGAGAAGTTGGCCTATACAAACATCATGAAGGCttaagtgcaaggtcctgcacctgggtcagggtaAATCCCAGTTTAAATAGAGAGTGAGGGATTGGGAAGAGCCTTACGTTGAAGGACTTAGGGGTACTGGTGAATGACAAATGGGACATGAGCTGGCAATATGCACTTGCTGCCTGGAAAGTGAGTCTCCTGGGCTCCAAAATAACtagcgtggccagcaggatgAGGTGGATTGTTCTCTTCCTCTAATTGACCACAAAATTGTCAGAGGACTGGATGATCTCAGCCATGAAGAAAGTCTGACAAATTTCAGGTCCTGCAACCTGAGAAAACTGGGTTTTGAATAGGAGTTATTTCACTTCTTCAATCCATAAAGTGCTTATAAGAAAGACGTAGAGACATTTTTGCAAGGTCTGCAGTGGCAACACAAGGGACGATGgaattaaactgaaagagggtaggttttGATTAGACAAAATGGTTTATAATGAGGGTAGTGAGACgctggaacagattgcctaCAGACGTGATGGGTGTGCCACCATTGGAAGGGCACAAGGACAAGTTGGATGAGCCTTGGAGTGACTTAGTCTACTGTATAATGTCCCTGTGAATGACAGAGGGGTGAATTCAATTACCTTTAAATGTCCCAGGCAATCACTATTTAGTTCTATGAAAGACAGGATGTGTGTTTACAATTTCCCAGTGTCAGCCTCTCATAtatggaaattaaaaagaaggTACTTTTGTGAATAAAAAAGAAGGCAGCAAATGTTATTCTTAGCATGAAGATCCTTCCACAGCTATATTATAATTTCCTCCACATATACTTGTGCACTGATTTCTTTTAAGAGAAGCTGCTGTCCTGTCCTTAGCGATGATATGAGTATTTCCTTCTAAGTATTCACTGCGACTCAAGGAAACTACCTAAGCGCACGTCACTTTAGAGTAAAACCAAGCAagaatttctttgtttgctgaTTCCAGTTTAAGAGAGACCCCAGAGGCGGCGCAGCCCCTGAGCCCCGCGCAAAGCCGGGCCCCCTTGAGCGCGGCCATCCGGCGGCTGCAGTGGCGTGGCGGCGCCTCCGGGTGCCGCTGTTGGCCGCCAAGGAGCGGTgctggagccgccgccgccgccgcgtccTGCCCCCGCAGGCTGCTCGCTCGCCCGGCGCCGGCCAGAGCGGCAGCGGCACgggcagcagcggcggcggcggcggcggcgagagACGGCGCTGGGCGGGGAGCAGCGGCGTCCGAGGCGGGCAGAGCGGGCTCGCTGCGCTGCGGCGGCCCGTGCGCTGTGTGGCGAGAGCGGCTGGAAGGGAGGCAGGGCAGCGGCAGGAGGCAGGAGCGCGGCGAGCGGCGGCGAGCGAGAATGGCGGTGAGGCGGCGGCAGAGGCGCGCTGCGGGCTGTGGGCGAGCGCTGCTGCCCgcgctgctgctgtgcctgtggggccgggcggcggcggagcggctcCGCTACTCCATCGCCgaggagctgggcagaggcTCGCTCGTGGGGCCGCTGGCGCGGGACCTGGGGCTCAGCGCGGACGAGCTGCCGGCGCGCAAGCTGCGGCTGAGCGAGGAGAAGCAATACTTCACGGTGAGCGAGGAAAACGGGAACCTGTACGTGAAGGAGAGGCTGGATCGGGAGGAGATGTGCGGCGAGTCGGCGTCCTGCTCTGTCAGCTTCGAGGCGCTGGTGCACAACCCTCTGAACATTTTCCACATCGAGGTGGCCATTGAAGACGTGAATGACAATGACCCGGCTTTCAGCAGGGGTGTTTTGGACCTCGAGATCGGTGAATGGATCCCTCCTGGTACTCATTTTCCTTTAGAGACAGCCCGAGACGCAGACGTGGGCAGCAACTCGCTGCTGACTTACCAGCTCACCAGCAACCCGTCCTTCACTTTGGCCATGAAGGAGAGCACGGATGGAAGCAAGCAGCCGGAGTTAGTGCTAGAGAGGGCGTTAGACCGGGAGAAGCAGAGCTCCTTTGAGCTGGTGCTGACGGCAAGCGATGGCGGGGACCCCACGAGGTCTGGGACTGTCCAGATTCACATCAACGTGACGGACGCCAACGACAACCCACCCGTGTTCAGCAAAAGTGTCTACGAGGCGCGAGTGGCAGAGAATCTGCCGGCGGGTTCCCTGGTGCTGCGGGTGCAGGCAACGGATGCAGATGCGGGCTCCAACGGGCGGGTGTCCTACTCCTTTGGCAATGTTCCGGACGAGGTCCACGCTTTGTTCATTGTCGACAGTGACAGTGGCGAGGTCAGGACGGTGGGTCCTCTCGATTTCGAGGAGAAGAATAAATACGTCGTCAGTCTGGAGGCGAGGGACGGGGGCGGGTTCACAGCTCACTGCAAGGCTCAAATAGACATCACAGACGAGAACGACAATGCGCCCGAGATCACCATTCTATCGCTGTCGAGCCCTGTGCCCGAGGACGCACCGACCGGCACCGTAGTGGCCCTGCTGAAAGTTCGGGACAGAGACTCCGGCGAGAACGGTCAGGTGTCGTGCGAGCTGTCGGGCGAGGCTCCTCTGTCCATCGTGGCGTCTTCGGGCGGCTCGTACAAGGTGGTGACGGCGAGCGCGCTGGACCGCGAGGAGGCGTCCGAGCACCGCGTGACGGTGGTGgcccgggaccggggccggccGGCGCTGCGGAGCAGCAcggagctggtgctggaggtGTCGGACGTGAACGACAACGCGCCGGTGTTCGAGGAGGCGGCGTACAGCGCCTACGTGTCGGAGAACAACGCGGCGGGCGCGCTGGTGGTGCGCGTGCAGGCGCGGGACGCGGACGCGGGCGCCAACGGGCGCGTGAGCTACTGGCTGGCGGGCGGCAGcgcgggcgcggcgggcgcggcggcgcTGGTGTCGGTGGAGGCGCGGAGCGGCGCGCTGTACGCGCAGCGCTCCTTGGACTACGAGCAGTGCCGCGAGTTCGCGGTGGCGGTGCGGGCGCAGGACGGCGGCTCGCCGGCGCGCAGCTCGACGGCCACGGTGCGCGTGTTCGTGCTGGACCGCAACGACAACGCGccgagggtgctgtggccggcggcgggggcgggtggcgcggcggcgggaggcgcggccccggcggcggcggcggcggcgttcGAGGTGGTTCCGCGCTCGGCCGAGGCCGGCTACCTGGTGGCCAAGGTGGTGGCGGTGGACGCGGACGCGGGGCGCAACGCGTGGCTGTCGTACGAGCTGGTGCAGGCGTCGGAGCCGGCGCTGTTCCGCGTGGGGCTGCACAGCGGCGAGGTGCGCACGGCGCGCGCCGTGTCCGAGAGGGACGCGGCCAAGCAGCGCGTGGTGGCCGTGGTGAAGGACCACGGGCAGCCGGCGCTGTCGGCCACGGCCACGCTG
This genomic interval from Aphelocoma coerulescens isolate FSJ_1873_10779 chromosome 13, UR_Acoe_1.0, whole genome shotgun sequence contains the following:
- the LOC138118386 gene encoding protocadherin gamma-B5-like, whose product is MAVRRRQRRAAGCGRALLPALLLCLWGRAAAERLRYSIAEELGRGSLVGPLARDLGLSADELPARKLRLSEEKQYFTVSEENGNLYVKERLDREEMCGESASCSVSFEALVHNPLNIFHIEVAIEDVNDNDPAFSRGVLDLEIGEWIPPGTHFPLETARDADVGSNSLLTYQLTSNPSFTLAMKESTDGSKQPELVLERALDREKQSSFELVLTASDGGDPTRSGTVQIHINVTDANDNPPVFSKSVYEARVAENLPAGSLVLRVQATDADAGSNGRVSYSFGNVPDEVHALFIVDSDSGEVRTVGPLDFEEKNKYVVSLEARDGGGFTAHCKAQIDITDENDNAPEITILSLSSPVPEDAPTGTVVALLKVRDRDSGENGQVSCELSGEAPLSIVASSGGSYKVVTASALDREEASEHRVTVVARDRGRPALRSSTELVLEVSDVNDNAPVFEEAAYSAYVSENNAAGALVVRVQARDADAGANGRVSYWLAGGSAGAAGAAALVSVEARSGALYAQRSLDYEQCREFAVAVRAQDGGSPARSSTATVRVFVLDRNDNAPRVLWPAAGAGGAAAGGAAPAAAAAAFEVVPRSAEAGYLVAKVVAVDADAGRNAWLSYELVQASEPALFRVGLHSGEVRTARAVSERDAAKQRVVAVVKDHGQPALSATATLHVVLAESLQEALPELSERAAGAEAPAGELQFYLVLALALLSALLVLSVALAVLARLRRAGPPAVLRCLGAQRFSVAGAAFPADFCEGTLPYSYNLCVAAPARAVPEAAWPPPPVPILSAEELLGGDSCEKPSPSSTAVVGEQPTESDPPQAVKYDTHAGRRLRAPLLTERSERKLGALQPRPLRIGSLSRSLDS